A genomic segment from uncultured Erythrobacter sp. encodes:
- a CDS encoding pseudouridine synthase, giving the protein MPTQPPRSENRPEGDRIAKLLARAGVASRREIERMIAEGRVALDGKVLDTPATILASLKGVTVDGNPVAAAEVTRLFAFHKPTGLLTAERDMAGRPTIYTALRNALPAGTPRLIPVGRLDLNTEGLLLLTNDGGLKRTMELPATQVPRTYRARAFGVVTQSQLEDLMDGVEIDGVRYGSIDANLERSSGRNLWIEMTITEGKNREVRRVLEYLGLQVNRLIRTGYGPFNLGDLPRGQAVELTGKPVAHFLSEMTGTPIPRGGVKKADKVVIAAPEKAPRPPRPPARKGPSARPAPRKDAAAAAIPRKDAEPAKSSSRRGPPAAPAPRKGAETLTNAPRKGARDGPRPPRSGAGARKRPAPTRGPHPAARSAQMRIIAGEWRGRKLAAPKGDGTRPTADRARET; this is encoded by the coding sequence ATGCCTACCCAGCCCCCCCGCTCCGAAAATCGCCCCGAAGGCGACCGTATTGCCAAGCTGCTCGCCCGCGCGGGTGTTGCCAGCCGCCGCGAGATTGAGCGGATGATCGCCGAAGGGCGCGTGGCGCTGGATGGCAAGGTGCTCGATACGCCTGCCACGATCCTCGCCAGCCTCAAAGGGGTGACGGTCGATGGCAATCCCGTCGCTGCCGCCGAAGTCACGCGGCTGTTCGCGTTCCACAAGCCCACCGGATTGCTGACGGCCGAGCGCGACATGGCGGGCCGGCCGACGATCTATACGGCGCTGCGCAACGCCCTTCCCGCCGGCACGCCGCGCCTGATCCCGGTCGGGCGGCTCGATTTGAACACTGAGGGCCTGTTGCTGCTCACCAATGACGGTGGGTTGAAGCGCACGATGGAACTGCCCGCCACCCAAGTGCCGCGCACCTATCGCGCCCGTGCTTTCGGTGTGGTGACACAGAGCCAGCTGGAAGATCTGATGGACGGGGTCGAGATCGACGGCGTGCGCTACGGCTCGATCGATGCGAACCTCGAACGCTCCTCTGGCCGCAATCTGTGGATCGAAATGACCATCACCGAAGGCAAGAACCGCGAAGTGCGCCGGGTGCTGGAATATCTGGGATTGCAGGTCAACCGCCTGATCCGCACCGGATATGGCCCGTTCAACCTCGGCGATCTGCCGCGTGGGCAGGCGGTCGAGCTGACCGGTAAGCCGGTCGCACATTTCCTGTCGGAGATGACCGGCACGCCGATCCCGCGTGGCGGGGTGAAGAAGGCCGACAAGGTGGTGATCGCAGCCCCGGAAAAGGCGCCGCGCCCGCCGCGCCCTCCCGCGCGCAAAGGCCCTTCTGCTCGTCCCGCTCCGCGCAAAGATGCCGCTGCCGCAGCGATTCCGCGCAAGGATGCTGAGCCTGCAAAAAGCTCCTCGCGCAGAGGTCCGCCTGCTGCCCCTGCGCCGCGCAAGGGTGCCGAAACCCTGACCAACGCGCCGCGCAAAGGCGCCCGCGATGGGCCGCGTCCGCCGCGCTCGGGCGCAGGCGCGCGCAAGCGTCCGGCGCCGACACGCGGGCCTCACCCCGCCGCGAGGTCCGCGCAAATGAGGATTATCGCAGGCGAGTGGCGCGGTCGGAAGCTCGCCGCACCCAAGGGCGACGGCACTCGGCCCACAGCAGACCGCGCGCGCGAAAC